The window GCCTATTATTCTAAGGCAGATTGGCATTCACCTGATTATTGGGTACCTGATCAACGACCAAAAGGTAGATTTGCCAGCTATGATCCCAAAAAAAATCCAGAAATCTGGAGTCGTTTTGATCGATTTGTTGAAAATCAACTAGTTGAAATTTGTGAAAACTATGGACCACTAGATATCTTATGGTTAGATGGTGGTTGGGTGAACAGTAGCAATCATGAATTTCTTGATATGGATCGGATTGTTGAAAAGTTGAGAACCATTCAACCTGATTTATTAATGGTAGATCGTACAATTGGTGGAAAATACGAGGATTATGTTACTCCTGAACGTAAAATCCCTGAAATACCTCCTGTGAAGGCGTGGGAAAGCAATATTCCACTAGCCAAAAATTGGGGCTACGTACCAAATGACCTATATAAATCATTTGAGGAGATTCTTGAATCTATGATTAAAATTGTTTCTTTAGGTGGAAATGTTATTTTAGGTGTTGGGCCAAAACCAGATGGTACTTTACCAGAGGAATCGTTAAAACTAATGAAACAACTAGGGGATTGGTTAGCTATTTTTGGTGATGGAATTTATGGAACTCGTCCAATTTCAACAGTTAGTTCAGAGGAATGGTATGCTACTCAAAAAGGAAATAAGATCTATGTTTTTTACAAAACTAAGGATAGTGAGATAAAGATTAATTTGACTCAAATCTCTAAATTCATTCAACGAGTTGTTGATCTTGAGACTGGTGAAGACTGTGTTTATTTAAATGAATCGATTCAAGTTCCAGTTGGAAAACATATTTTTGGTGGTTTAGTAATTGAATTGGAGGAAACAGTATGACTAAGAAGTTTCCAAAAGGCTTTTTATGGGGAGCTGCATTATCTGCACCACAAACAGAGGGGCATAGTTTAGAACATGGAAA is drawn from Carnobacterium gallinarum DSM 4847 and contains these coding sequences:
- a CDS encoding alpha-L-fucosidase; the protein is MVKIREDIEENLDSQQEAYGELSEGIQQKLEWFKDQKIGVIFHWGLYSEAGIVESWQLSEEDEWARKKGAWRGDIDQLRNDYWGLNQTFNPINFDPQHWAEKAKEAGFKYMLFTTKHHDGFNMYDTKFSEYKITAPTSKFHTNQQADILHYVNEAFRSVGINTGAYYSKADWHSPDYWVPDQRPKGRFASYDPKKNPEIWSRFDRFVENQLVEICENYGPLDILWLDGGWVNSSNHEFLDMDRIVEKLRTIQPDLLMVDRTIGGKYEDYVTPERKIPEIPPVKAWESNIPLAKNWGYVPNDLYKSFEEILESMIKIVSLGGNVILGVGPKPDGTLPEESLKLMKQLGDWLAIFGDGIYGTRPISTVSSEEWYATQKGNKIYVFYKTKDSEIKINLTQISKFIQRVVDLETGEDCVYLNESIQVPVGKHIFGGLVIELEETV